In Methanobacteriaceae archaeon, a single window of DNA contains:
- a CDS encoding mechanosensitive ion channel, translated as MNIDLLLDSPTLTLLYILIIILATSILTKFIAFIMNRMHRFENKAAIYLIRDIINYFIYFVSLMIILQLFGINLAGTLLSLGIAGIALSFAAKDIISNLFSGIILIIGRSIRVGDTIEIKNKKGVVERVTLRSTIITDDNGVKEIIPNSTLTNFPYLLFKKPEKYRVDINTGLSLDNDVVEFKEYIINIISSYDEILKDPKPAVYSKGITFEESQLKVSFWVKELNNKDKYKLIITNEIRKFTKMGEKNE; from the coding sequence ATGAATATTGATTTACTACTTGACAGTCCTACACTTACATTACTCTATATTCTAATCATTATACTTGCAACATCAATTCTTACAAAGTTTATTGCATTTATAATGAACAGAATGCATCGCTTTGAGAATAAAGCTGCAATTTATCTTATAAGAGATATTATAAATTATTTCATCTACTTTGTTTCATTAATGATCATATTGCAGTTATTTGGAATAAATCTTGCAGGAACATTGTTAAGTTTAGGAATTGCAGGTATTGCTTTGAGTTTTGCAGCAAAAGACATTATTTCAAATCTGTTTTCCGGAATCATATTAATTATCGGAAGAAGTATTAGAGTTGGAGATACAATTGAAATTAAAAATAAAAAAGGAGTTGTTGAAAGAGTAACACTTAGATCAACCATTATTACTGATGATAATGGAGTAAAAGAAATTATTCCGAACTCCACATTGACAAACTTCCCCTATTTACTTTTCAAAAAACCTGAAAAGTATAGGGTCGATATTAATACTGGATTATCATTGGACAATGATGTTGTGGAATTTAAAGAGTACATTATCAATATAATAAGTAGCTATGATGAAATTTTAAAAGATCCAAAACCAGCAGTTTACTCAAAAGGAATTACATTTGAAGAAAGTCAACTTAAAGTATCATTTTGGGTAAAAGAATTAAATAATAAAGATAAATATAAATTAATAATCACTAACGAAATTAGAAAATTTACAAAAATGGGTGAAAAAAATGAGTAA
- the carA gene encoding glutamine-hydrolyzing carbamoyl-phosphate synthase small subunit — protein sequence MVKIAKLALEDGTVLKGDAFGYETTKLGELVFSTGMGGYTESLTDPSFKGEILMSTYPLEGNHGVSEKWYQSDKIQVEGFVCRDVCREVSNFGPQKTLDDFLKEFKTPGISGIDTRDLTLKIRERGSLKAAITTEDISDDKLIEMARSQPRIEDIDVVPLVSTKEIKTFNEDADKKVALIDCGVKKNIINSFLERDIGVVLFPYDVDYKTVLDYSPNGLMITSGPGNPDRVSETIETMKKLSNRLPVFGICMGQQLIAKSFGAKSYKMKFGHRGENQPVKDLNTGKVFITSQNHGFTIDKESLKETDLVLTQINLNDGTPEGISHKELPLHCIQYHPEAGPGPNDTRNVFDKFNQMMDEY from the coding sequence ATGGTAAAAATAGCTAAATTAGCTTTAGAAGATGGTACTGTTTTAAAAGGTGATGCATTTGGTTATGAGACCACTAAATTAGGAGAACTCGTTTTCTCTACTGGTATGGGTGGTTATACCGAATCATTGACTGATCCGTCTTTTAAAGGAGAAATCTTAATGTCTACTTACCCATTAGAAGGAAATCATGGTGTAAGTGAGAAGTGGTATCAATCAGATAAAATTCAAGTTGAAGGTTTTGTTTGCCGTGACGTTTGCCGTGAAGTTTCTAACTTCGGACCTCAAAAAACTTTGGATGACTTCTTAAAAGAATTTAAGACTCCGGGAATCAGTGGAATTGATACACGTGATTTAACTCTTAAAATTCGTGAAAGAGGTTCTCTTAAAGCAGCAATCACAACTGAAGATATTTCTGATGATAAATTAATTGAAATGGCACGTTCTCAACCACGTATTGAAGACATCGACGTTGTTCCATTAGTATCTACAAAAGAAATCAAAACTTTCAATGAAGATGCTGATAAAAAAGTGGCATTAATTGATTGTGGTGTTAAAAAGAATATTATCAACTCATTTTTGGAAAGAGATATTGGTGTAGTCTTATTCCCATATGATGTTGACTATAAAACTGTTTTAGATTATTCTCCTAACGGTTTAATGATTACTTCTGGTCCTGGAAACCCTGATAGGGTATCTGAAACTATTGAAACCATGAAAAAATTATCAAACAGATTGCCTGTCTTTGGTATTTGTATGGGTCAACAATTAATCGCTAAATCTTTTGGAGCAAAATCATATAAAATGAAATTTGGTCACAGAGGTGAAAATCAACCTGTTAAAGATTTAAATACTGGAAAAGTATTTATTACCTCACAAAACCATGGATTTACCATTGATAAAGAATCATTAAAAGAAACTGATTTAGTTTTAACCCAAATTAATTTAAATGATGGCACTCCTGAAGGTATTTCACACAAAGAATTGCCATTACATTGTATACAGTACCACCCTGAAGCAGGACCTGGTCCAAACGATACAAGAAATGTTTTTGACAAATTTAATCAAATGATGGATGAATACTAA
- the nadA gene encoding quinolinate synthase NadA: MSNSLQKEILKLKEEKNAIILAHNYQPKEVQEIADFLGDSLELCIKASEIDDKDMVIFCGVDFMAETAFILNPDKKIIIPTLEAECPMAHMLPEDVLLKAKEEHPDAGVILYVNSIAESKQHADTLCTSANAVKVAQSLPHDKILFGPDKNLGTHVADKIDKEIIPVPKDGHCYVHRLFHIEDVELKREQYPNAEIICHPECDIKVQKACDKVMSTGGMLKYIAESDKEEFVIGTEIDMITRINSEVPGKKLYPLLEGAICETMKLHTLEKIRDSLVNEAPQVTLPEDVAEKSRKAVQHMLDVSK, encoded by the coding sequence ATGAGTAACTCCCTTCAAAAAGAAATCTTAAAATTAAAAGAAGAAAAAAATGCAATAATCCTTGCACACAATTACCAACCAAAAGAAGTTCAAGAAATAGCTGATTTTCTTGGAGATTCATTAGAATTATGTATTAAAGCTTCTGAAATCGATGATAAAGACATGGTAATTTTCTGTGGTGTAGATTTCATGGCAGAAACCGCATTTATCTTAAATCCTGATAAAAAAATTATTATCCCAACTCTTGAAGCAGAATGTCCAATGGCACATATGTTACCAGAAGATGTACTCTTAAAAGCAAAAGAAGAACACCCTGATGCTGGAGTTATTCTTTATGTAAACAGTATTGCAGAATCTAAACAACATGCAGATACTTTATGTACCTCAGCTAATGCAGTTAAAGTTGCACAAAGCTTACCTCACGATAAAATATTATTTGGTCCTGATAAAAACTTAGGAACACACGTGGCTGATAAAATCGATAAAGAAATCATCCCAGTACCTAAAGATGGACACTGTTATGTACACAGATTATTCCACATTGAAGATGTTGAACTTAAAAGAGAACAATATCCTAATGCAGAGATAATCTGCCACCCAGAATGTGATATTAAAGTTCAAAAAGCATGTGACAAAGTAATGTCAACTGGTGGAATGTTAAAATACATTGCAGAAAGTGACAAAGAAGAATTTGTAATCGGAACTGAAATTGACATGATTACAAGAATCAATTCCGAAGTTCCAGGTAAAAAATTATACCCATTACTTGAAGGAGCAATCTGTGAAACAATGAAACTTCACACACTTGAAAAAATAAGAGATTCACTTGTGAATGAAGCTCCACAAGTTACATTACCTGAGGATGTTGCTGAAAAATCCAGAAAAGCTGTACAGCACATGCTCGATGTATCAAAATAA
- a CDS encoding MFS transporter, with protein sequence MDSNNFVFAAIILTVPAGQLAGKIGFKKTLIIGCTIKLIGFIGILLATSPETFLLFRAIQGIGVAFSNVSELAIIALGIKEESRGKALGITATGVYVGTSAAPVICGFLVENFGWKSMFYITIPFLVLCILLMIFKLDSEWKVDEKIKIDKKGSILYMIGTFLFIYGFSDLVTPIGKICLIIGLIFLIVFAIYELRQKYPVFNVKIFKNRSFTSYNIAGFCGYFAVTVVTTILNYHFQYIKGWDPETAGLILIISPIIMSITAINAGRLSDKYHPQKIALIGMTISIFAFILLSLVNANTSLHIIIIAMILQALGMGLFSSPNMNAIIGSVSKDNITDATGALITMRSVGQTMSLSLITLVFSWIMGNLELSSKYAQMIVQSSQTICVICALACIVGAIVSIIGIKSENKIKKEL encoded by the coding sequence TTGGATTCCAACAATTTTGTATTTGCAGCAATCATACTAACCGTTCCGGCAGGACAATTAGCTGGAAAAATTGGTTTTAAAAAGACACTGATTATAGGATGTACAATAAAGCTAATTGGATTTATTGGAATTCTTTTAGCAACTTCTCCAGAAACATTCCTATTATTTAGAGCAATACAGGGAATTGGAGTAGCTTTTTCAAATGTTAGTGAACTAGCAATTATTGCACTTGGAATTAAAGAAGAAAGTCGTGGAAAAGCTCTTGGAATTACAGCAACAGGAGTTTATGTTGGTACCTCAGCAGCACCAGTAATCTGCGGGTTTTTAGTCGAAAATTTCGGATGGAAATCAATGTTTTACATCACAATACCTTTTTTGGTATTATGTATACTGTTAATGATTTTCAAATTAGACAGTGAATGGAAAGTTGATGAAAAAATAAAAATTGACAAAAAAGGTTCTATTTTGTATATGATTGGAACATTTTTATTCATTTACGGATTTTCCGATTTAGTAACACCAATTGGTAAAATATGTCTTATAATTGGTTTAATTTTCCTAATTGTCTTTGCAATATACGAATTAAGACAAAAATATCCTGTATTTAATGTAAAAATATTTAAAAATAGATCATTTACTTCCTACAATATAGCTGGATTTTGCGGTTATTTTGCAGTTACAGTTGTAACCACCATTCTAAATTACCATTTTCAATATATTAAAGGATGGGACCCTGAAACAGCAGGTTTAATATTAATAATAAGTCCAATTATAATGTCAATTACAGCAATTAACGCAGGAAGACTTTCTGACAAATATCATCCTCAAAAAATTGCATTAATTGGAATGACAATAAGCATTTTCGCATTTATACTATTATCATTAGTAAATGCAAATACATCATTGCATATAATTATAATTGCTATGATATTACAGGCATTAGGAATGGGATTATTCTCAAGTCCAAATATGAATGCAATTATCGGATCTGTTTCAAAAGACAATATTACTGATGCAACAGGAGCTTTAATTACAATGAGATCTGTTGGTCAGACAATGAGTTTATCCCTTATAACACTTGTATTTTCATGGATTATGGGAAATTTAGAGTTGTCTTCAAAATATGCTCAAATGATTGTCCAATCTTCACAGACAATTTGTGTAATCTGTGCTTTAGCATGTATAGTTGGAGCAATAGTTTCAATAATTGGAATAAAATCAGAAAATAAAATTAAAAAAGAATTGTAG
- a CDS encoding alpha/beta fold hydrolase, protein MNNVDVEYMTFGTPIYDDNGAIKNAIVYCHGSLGNYASVKKLAPFLGKNDAFDENKYFFICISALGSPGSCSPSTTDLKNKFPKYSINDVVNFQKKFLSEKFNIEHVLGMIGNSMGGFVSLTSAINFPDYADFIICGVSSYKVAGHDFILSKFVNEIIESDPDYNRGELSYSLIRTLRIACLAEFNFGLSKEALRDMSKVELSEEFENFGNESIETDIFDLKYCNEACMYFDVEDDLDKIKSKTLIIACHQDPHFPPELDAIPMSEMIEDSQLIIMDSKLGHLCFNELDTLSEQLKEFMGGFDDS, encoded by the coding sequence TTGAATAATGTTGATGTTGAATATATGACATTTGGAACTCCTATATATGATGATAATGGAGCTATTAAAAATGCAATTGTTTATTGTCATGGATCATTAGGTAATTATGCATCAGTTAAAAAACTTGCACCATTTCTAGGCAAAAACGATGCATTTGATGAAAATAAGTATTTTTTCATTTGTATTTCAGCATTAGGTTCTCCAGGGTCCTGTTCACCTTCAACTACTGATTTAAAAAATAAATTTCCAAAATATTCAATAAATGATGTTGTAAACTTTCAAAAGAAGTTTTTATCTGAAAAATTCAACATTGAACATGTCTTAGGGATGATTGGAAACTCAATGGGAGGATTTGTATCATTAACTTCAGCTATTAACTTCCCTGACTATGCTGATTTTATCATATGTGGTGTTAGTAGCTACAAAGTTGCAGGGCATGATTTTATTCTCTCAAAATTCGTAAATGAAATCATAGAATCTGACCCAGATTACAATCGTGGAGAACTTTCATATTCTTTAATTAGGACATTAAGAATTGCATGTCTTGCTGAATTTAACTTTGGATTATCAAAAGAAGCTTTAAGAGACATGTCCAAAGTAGAGTTAAGTGAAGAATTTGAGAATTTTGGAAATGAAAGTATTGAAACTGACATTTTTGATTTGAAATACTGCAATGAAGCCTGTATGTATTTTGATGTGGAAGATGATTTGGATAAAATCAAATCTAAAACATTAATTATCGCATGTCATCAAGATCCACATTTCCCACCAGAACTTGATGCTATTCCAATGTCAGAAATGATTGAAGATTCTCAGCTAATTATTATGGATTCTAAACTAGGACATTTATGCTTTAATGAACTTGATACATTATCAGAACAATTAAAAGAATTTATGGGTGGTTTTGATGATAGTTAA
- the nucS gene encoding endonuclease NucS, with protein MKYKILEKPSCKDGYDLVQEALRKKATITIFACCKVSYEGRALSELNWGERIILIKPDGAFLIHQEKKVEPVNWQPPKSRTRSYIKNDNLFLESHRRTPKELLTVEVRKIQFITYANIEDYEELEQAGYEKDMSDMIMEKPHLVEEGFSPTTREYSVEHGFIDILGKDKDNNLMVLELKARKAGVTAVKQLRRYLQDLENTENDYLKECKAQKKQIRGLLVAPSIMDDALELLEEEGIEFVSIEPPRELKRDKKVTLDAF; from the coding sequence ATGAAATATAAAATTTTAGAAAAACCTAGTTGCAAAGATGGATATGATTTAGTTCAGGAAGCTTTACGTAAAAAAGCAACAATAACAATCTTTGCTTGCTGTAAAGTGAGTTATGAAGGAAGAGCTTTAAGTGAACTCAACTGGGGAGAACGTATAATCCTAATTAAACCAGATGGAGCATTCTTAATCCACCAGGAAAAGAAAGTTGAACCTGTAAACTGGCAACCACCAAAATCAAGAACAAGAAGTTACATTAAAAATGATAATTTATTTTTAGAAAGTCACAGAAGAACTCCAAAAGAGCTATTGACTGTGGAAGTTAGAAAAATCCAATTTATCACTTATGCAAATATTGAAGATTATGAAGAGCTTGAACAGGCAGGATATGAAAAAGACATGAGTGATATGATAATGGAAAAACCACATCTTGTTGAAGAAGGTTTTAGCCCAACTACTCGTGAGTACAGTGTAGAACACGGATTTATTGATATTTTAGGAAAAGACAAGGACAATAACTTAATGGTTCTTGAATTAAAAGCTCGTAAAGCAGGAGTTACTGCTGTAAAACAGCTTAGAAGATATCTCCAGGATTTAGAAAATACTGAAAATGATTATCTAAAAGAGTGTAAAGCTCAAAAAAAGCAAATTAGAGGACTTCTTGTAGCACCATCAATTATGGATGATGCATTAGAACTACTTGAGGAAGAAGGCATAGAATTTGTATCTATTGAACCCCCTCGTGAGTTAAAAAGAGATAAAAAAGTAACATTGGATGCATTTTAG
- a CDS encoding DEAD/DEAH box helicase: protein MDEKSEEIIKKHMQNTKEYSKFKKLIKDTKVYETPKELTGELRPYQKIGYSWLVQNIKHHFGCILADDMGLGKTIQVLTTILHFKEENPFDNEPALIIVPPTLIPNWENEIKKFTPTLSYYIYHGSNRTFPFEDYDIILTSYGVVRLDLDMFLDKEWFICVIDEAQNIKNPNTQQTKAIKSVEATNKIALTGTPIENKLTDYWSIFDFVNKGYLSSLDNFKTKFVYRIERLEEESTLEKFKTITKPFVLRRLKSDDNIKHELPDKIVNDIYCSLTKKQIKLYNAIMEGIFEELDGKTGIERKGIILNIITGLKQVCNHPAQYLRSGNPKISESGKMELLITILENILDVDEKVIIFTQYAKMGEIIQKLVSKKLKTDVLFLHGSLTQEKRANVISTFQEDEDHKILVATLKTGGVGLNLTAAQNVIHYDLWWNPAIENQATDRVHRIGQKKDVMVYRFITKGTLEEVIDEMSKNKIDLAKKAISNDETFITEMSDEELKEKLSLRI from the coding sequence ATGGACGAAAAATCTGAAGAAATAATCAAAAAGCATATGCAGAATACCAAAGAATACTCCAAATTCAAAAAACTCATAAAAGATACAAAAGTTTATGAAACTCCAAAAGAATTAACCGGAGAATTAAGACCCTACCAAAAAATAGGCTATTCCTGGTTAGTTCAAAACATTAAACACCATTTTGGATGCATATTAGCTGATGATATGGGGCTTGGAAAAACAATTCAGGTTTTAACAACCATTCTTCATTTTAAAGAGGAAAATCCCTTTGATAATGAACCTGCATTAATTATTGTGCCACCTACATTGATACCAAACTGGGAAAATGAGATTAAAAAGTTTACACCAACACTTTCCTATTACATATACCATGGTTCAAACAGAACATTTCCTTTTGAAGACTATGACATTATTTTAACATCATATGGAGTAGTCAGACTTGATTTAGACATGTTTTTAGACAAAGAATGGTTTATTTGTGTTATTGATGAAGCGCAAAACATTAAAAATCCAAATACACAACAAACTAAAGCTATTAAAAGTGTAGAAGCAACCAATAAAATTGCTCTAACAGGAACACCAATTGAAAATAAACTAACTGATTACTGGTCAATATTTGATTTTGTAAACAAAGGATACTTATCCAGTCTTGATAACTTTAAAACAAAATTTGTTTATAGAATTGAGAGATTAGAAGAAGAATCTACTCTTGAGAAGTTTAAAACAATAACCAAACCATTTGTATTAAGACGTCTTAAAAGTGATGATAATATCAAACATGAGCTTCCAGACAAAATTGTAAATGATATTTACTGTTCTTTAACAAAAAAGCAGATAAAATTGTATAATGCAATAATGGAAGGAATTTTTGAAGAATTAGATGGAAAAACAGGAATTGAAAGAAAAGGAATTATTTTAAATATTATTACTGGATTAAAACAGGTATGTAACCACCCAGCCCAATATTTACGCTCAGGTAATCCTAAAATTTCTGAATCAGGAAAAATGGAATTGTTAATTACAATTTTGGAAAATATTTTAGATGTTGATGAAAAAGTTATAATTTTTACCCAATATGCAAAAATGGGTGAAATCATACAGAAATTAGTTTCTAAAAAGCTAAAAACAGATGTTTTATTTTTACACGGCTCACTTACACAGGAAAAAAGAGCAAATGTGATTTCAACATTCCAGGAAGATGAAGACCACAAGATCTTAGTTGCAACACTTAAAACAGGTGGTGTCGGATTGAACCTGACTGCTGCTCAAAATGTAATCCACTATGATTTATGGTGGAATCCTGCAATTGAAAACCAAGCAACAGACAGAGTCCATCGTATTGGCCAGAAAAAAGATGTAATGGTATATCGTTTCATCACAAAAGGAACATTAGAAGAAGTAATTGATGAAATGAGTAAAAATAAAATAGATTTAGCAAAAAAAGCTATTAGTAATGATGAAACTTTCATTACCGAAATGAGTGATGAAGAACTTAAGGAAAAATTATCCTTAAGAATCTAA
- a CDS encoding ATP-grasp domain-containing protein produces MDEAIEFYDAEGLKEVVLKPTSSAGSVGVHICSNKQEMISDLEDSFSKTNLYGEALSEMLVQECIVGDEYIVNTVSCEGMHRVTLVWKYNKIKTAEGAIIYDTCETVNELNIAEAEMIEYAYDVADAMGIQYGPVHGEYMIDENGPVLIEVNCRPCGGGMTAEFLDKIAGHHETDCILDAYLKPDHFKEKLKQKYQLYAYGAVKFFIVPDEIAAIASPMSNISVKLRSHVKTKMVDVNETDMKVFPKTKDLFGSCGTVFLAHKDYDVIQNNIDYLRNVEKHAFPLVLSEKNPINKGDLQNDLDNLKELIKSNSKYGTGLLVSDKFVDGCGILQLHPDEISPVVSGFDYIILNLNDIMFEYKIDDIVKILLNCFENVKTGGVIIIPKSSYQLFNGGRRGVEALIKLLDLKIELPPYHIKDTIVASKR; encoded by the coding sequence ATTGATGAGGCAATTGAATTTTATGATGCTGAAGGACTAAAAGAAGTAGTTTTAAAGCCAACATCCAGTGCAGGGTCTGTTGGTGTACATATTTGTTCAAATAAGCAGGAAATGATTAGTGATTTGGAAGATTCATTTTCTAAAACAAATCTTTATGGTGAAGCTTTAAGTGAAATGCTTGTTCAGGAGTGCATTGTTGGTGATGAATATATTGTAAATACTGTTTCATGTGAAGGTATGCATCGTGTAACCTTAGTTTGGAAATATAATAAAATAAAAACTGCTGAGGGTGCTATAATTTATGATACTTGTGAAACTGTAAATGAATTAAATATTGCCGAAGCAGAGATGATTGAATATGCATATGATGTTGCAGATGCAATGGGAATTCAATATGGTCCTGTTCACGGTGAATATATGATTGATGAAAATGGTCCAGTACTAATTGAAGTTAACTGTCGTCCATGTGGTGGTGGGATGACTGCAGAATTTTTAGACAAGATTGCAGGTCATCATGAAACTGATTGTATTTTGGATGCTTATTTAAAACCTGATCACTTCAAAGAAAAATTAAAACAGAAATATCAGTTATATGCTTATGGTGCAGTAAAATTCTTCATTGTACCAGATGAAATTGCAGCTATTGCATCTCCAATGTCAAACATCAGTGTCAAATTAAGAAGTCATGTAAAGACAAAAATGGTTGATGTTAATGAAACTGATATGAAGGTATTTCCTAAAACCAAAGATCTATTTGGTTCCTGTGGTACTGTATTTTTGGCTCACAAGGATTATGACGTAATACAAAACAATATTGATTATCTAAGAAATGTTGAAAAACATGCATTTCCATTAGTTTTAAGTGAAAAAAATCCTATTAACAAGGGAGATTTGCAAAATGACTTGGATAATCTTAAGGAATTAATAAAATCTAATTCCAAATATGGTACTGGATTATTGGTAAGTGATAAATTTGTTGATGGATGTGGTATATTGCAGCTTCATCCTGATGAGATTTCACCAGTAGTATCCGGATTCGATTATATAATTTTGAATTTGAATGACATTATGTTTGAATATAAAATTGATGATATTGTAAAAATATTATTGAACTGTTTTGAAAACGTAAAAACAGGTGGAGTCATAATTATTCCAAAATCCTCATATCAACTATTTAATGGTGGAAGAAGAGGTGTTGAAGCACTAATTAAGTTATTAGACTTAAAAATTGAACTTCCTCCGTATCATATAAAAGATACTATTGTAGCATCTAAAAGATAG
- the nadC gene encoding carboxylating nicotinate-nucleotide diphosphorylase — MDKIIEYMLEEDKGFGDVTSESVVDKDLDVNAYIISKDEGILAGMNLVKELFEEYGVEVVSYVEDGAAISKKDLLMSLRGNARTILLLERTALNLSMRMSGVASAANHYSSLVKDYGVKIAGTRKTSPALAKFDKYALKVGGVDTHRFSLDDMVLIKDNHIAVCDSPLDALLKAKANVSFSKKIEIEVETLSDAIECVENKADIVMLDNMSGEEVKEVISELENLGIRENSLIEVSGGITEENILDYVEYGVDIISIGALTHSSRSLNFSLKMELDS; from the coding sequence TTGGATAAGATTATTGAATATATGCTTGAAGAAGACAAAGGATTTGGGGATGTAACCTCTGAATCTGTTGTTGATAAGGATTTGGATGTTAATGCATATATTATTTCTAAAGATGAAGGTATTTTAGCAGGAATGAATCTTGTTAAAGAATTATTTGAAGAGTATGGAGTTGAAGTTGTATCATATGTGGAAGATGGTGCTGCAATTTCAAAAAAAGATTTATTAATGTCTCTTAGGGGTAATGCAAGGACAATATTGCTTCTTGAAAGAACTGCACTTAATTTATCAATGAGAATGAGTGGTGTAGCTAGTGCTGCTAATCATTATTCTTCTTTAGTTAAAGATTATGGTGTAAAAATTGCTGGAACCCGTAAAACTTCTCCTGCTTTAGCTAAATTTGATAAATATGCTCTAAAAGTTGGTGGGGTAGATACTCACCGTTTTAGTTTAGATGACATGGTTTTAATTAAGGATAATCATATTGCAGTTTGCGATTCTCCATTGGATGCTCTTTTAAAAGCTAAAGCTAATGTCAGTTTTTCTAAAAAAATCGAAATTGAAGTTGAAACATTGTCTGATGCTATTGAATGTGTTGAAAACAAAGCTGATATTGTAATGCTTGATAATATGTCTGGTGAAGAAGTTAAAGAGGTAATTAGTGAACTTGAAAACTTGGGAATTCGCGAAAACTCTTTAATTGAAGTCTCCGGTGGTATTACTGAAGAAAATATCTTGGATTATGTTGAGTATGGTGTTGACATTATTTCAATTGGAGCTTTGACTCATTCATCTAGAAGTTTAAATTTCAGCTTAAAAATGGAGTTAGATTCTTAA
- the rnz gene encoding ribonuclease Z has product MEIIFLGTSSAVHTHNRNHPAIILKAFGETMLFDCGEGTQKQLIFAKVSPMKISKIFLSHYHGDHILGLPGLLQSMNFRGRETKLTIYGPKGINDLKNAIFNLGYCKIDFPIEFIEIGTQTIESCEEYIIKSQNVKHKVPSLAYSIEELKKPRFLREKAIELGIPVGPAFGRLHNGEEVEVDGKIIKPEQVLGPARKGEKITYSGDTAPCEEMIEFAKDSTVLIHESTYVNEDADKAEENSHSTSSDAARIALQSNSKQLILTHFSTRYTTFDDLLKQAEEIFENTKLAKDFMTIEI; this is encoded by the coding sequence ATGGAAATTATATTTTTAGGAACCTCATCCGCAGTACATACTCACAATAGAAACCATCCTGCAATTATTTTAAAAGCATTTGGTGAGACTATGTTGTTTGATTGTGGTGAAGGAACACAAAAACAATTAATTTTTGCTAAAGTAAGCCCTATGAAAATATCCAAGATATTTCTTAGCCATTATCACGGAGATCACATTTTAGGCCTTCCAGGACTTTTACAATCCATGAATTTTAGAGGAAGGGAAACAAAATTAACAATTTACGGACCTAAAGGAATAAATGATTTAAAAAATGCAATATTTAACTTAGGATACTGTAAAATTGATTTTCCAATCGAATTTATTGAAATTGGCACACAAACCATTGAGAGCTGTGAAGAATATATCATAAAATCACAAAACGTTAAACACAAAGTTCCAAGTTTAGCATATTCCATTGAAGAGCTTAAAAAACCGAGATTCCTTCGTGAAAAAGCTATTGAGTTAGGCATTCCTGTCGGACCTGCTTTTGGAAGACTTCACAATGGAGAAGAAGTTGAAGTTGACGGGAAAATCATAAAACCAGAACAGGTACTTGGACCTGCAAGAAAAGGTGAAAAAATAACCTATTCTGGAGATACTGCACCTTGTGAAGAAATGATTGAGTTTGCAAAAGATTCAACAGTACTTATTCATGAATCCACATATGTAAACGAAGATGCAGACAAAGCAGAGGAAAATTCACATTCCACATCATCTGATGCAGCAAGAATAGCCCTTCAAAGTAATTCCAAACAATTAATCTTAACACATTTCAGTACAAGATACACAACATTTGATGATTTGCTAAAACAGGCTGAGGAAATCTTTGAAAATACAAAATTAGCTAAAGACTTTATGACAATTGAAATTTAA